One genomic window of Mercenaria mercenaria strain notata chromosome 2, MADL_Memer_1, whole genome shotgun sequence includes the following:
- the LOC123565083 gene encoding uncharacterized protein LOC123565083, with protein MAMAFPWSTCYTCRVCGHVLDASELNLCNDYDDKIHQHLLDKCDMYGMYEYREEIKVNMKVPLTVNCTNSECESTIKVIAYVEAVPVWLECDPSSDKDVDVDTFELVEVSVIEFCNNRHVEEVQLRIICKAKMGEAASCYLGYNEETRRLYRPIRGGNEGNFSWPTALNEFRVGEIYSFRVLARNNSSVECSTGFPHQNEDIVVEEEQITAHGLQRSWTPSILEGIASSSIFDIFPEEFIKEMKYIDADTDCPSAGVLRVHENDINVYKPFEKFRVSIKNCGISFDFPLTATSFKHLMYREGSEQRLFCLG; from the coding sequence TTACGATGACAAAATACACCAGCATTTACTGGATAAATGTGATATGTACGGGATGTATGAATATCGGGAAGAAATAAAAGTGAATATGAAAGTCCCATTAACTGTAAACTGCACAAACAGTGAATGTGAATCAACTATTAAAGTAATTGCATATGTTGAAGCTGTTCCTGTTTGGTTAGAATGTGATCCAAGTAGTGACAAGGACGTAGATGTAGATACTTTTGAACTTGTAGAAGTCAGTGTAATTGAATTCTGCAATAACCGGCATGTAGAAGAGGTTCAGTTGAGAATTATATGCAAGGCAAAAATGGGAGAGGCTGCTAGTTGCTACCTTGGTTATAACGAAGAAACTCGTAGACTTTACAGGCCGATTCGTGGTGGTAACGAAGGAAACTTCTCGTGGCCGACCGCTTTAAACGAGTTTCGTGTTGGAGAAATTTACTCGTTTAGAGTATTAGCTAGAAACAATAGCAGTGTAGAATGCTCTACAGGATTTCCTCATCAAAATGAAGATATAGTTGTTGAAGAAGAACAAATAACCGCCCACGGTTTGCAAAGATCCTGGACTCCAAGTATACTTGAAGGCATTGCAAGTTCAAGTATCTTTGACATATTTCCCGAagaatttataaaagaaatgaaatatatagacGCGGACACAGATTGTCCATCAGCTGGCGTTCTCCGTGTACATGAGAACGATATCAATGTATATAAACCCTTCGaaaaatttcgagttagtattaAGAATTGCGGTATTAGTTTTGATTTTCCGCTGACCGCGACATCATTCAAGCACCTAATGTACAGAGAGGGATCAGAACAGCGCTTATTCTGCTTGGGTTAG